A window from Patagioenas fasciata isolate bPatFas1 chromosome 36, bPatFas1.hap1, whole genome shotgun sequence encodes these proteins:
- the LOC136115833 gene encoding LOW QUALITY PROTEIN: E3 ubiquitin-protein ligase RBBP6-like (The sequence of the model RefSeq protein was modified relative to this genomic sequence to represent the inferred CDS: deleted 1 base in 1 codon), whose product MMIQSCWQYNPATYMKTPPPSYTCFRCGKPGHYIKNCPTKGDKTFEPVPRIKKSTGIPRSFLVEVEDPSTRGAMLTNTGKYAIPIINAEAYARGKKEKPPFLPAEPPCSSSNHDPVPEELLCLICKNITTDAVIIPCCGNSYCDECIRTALLESEEHKCPTCHRTDVSPDALFANKFLRQAVNNFRNGTVYTERVRKQLWQQPPPLVTPPAAPVTNAELPSSSSLPISSLSAEKDYQVPAPTQAALPHLLGPQGQPTPPTDPPMRARAMCSAGDKPAWELEEVKSKPDEFTNDFVKELMDYERSPKERMRSFSRSKSPCSALPYPRSSYTRCKSRSGSSCTRSNSRSRSRSRSGSHSPLPSSPRKGKGKSCNDRSRSTWRGDHHSWSRSPVFRGQSGTQRTTPQGEGQREYFNRHTAVPRYGMKAAYGRSIEFQDPFEKERYREWERNYGEWSGRSGKGCAAGAQPGLPPNRENFFLERFDPPESRREILPYTWGHRENYPGGHSHENHCIAGDHPEKPSGREHHGMENPTNSKEKETKNPLGDGRADKQRFQGKRRREGENEGFPNAELFEDAKKPREPGRAEDVQTNIRSFDSVLL is encoded by the exons atgatgatccagTCCTGCTGGCAATACAATCCAGCCAC TTACATGAAGACCCCTCCACCATCGTACACTTGTTTCCGCTGCGGAAAACCCGGCCACTACATAAAGAACTGCCCGACAAAAGGG GACAAAACTTTTGAGCCCGTTCCCAGGATTAAAAAGAGCACAGGAATTCCCAGGAGTTTCCTGGTGGAGGTTGAAGATCCCAGCACCAGGGGCGCGATGCTGACAAACACCGGAAAATACGCAATACCGATAATTAACGC GGAAGCTTATGcgagagggaagaaggaaaaacctcCATTTTTACCAGCGGAACCGCCCTGCTCCTCCTCAAACCACGACCCTGTTCCCGAGGAGCTGTTGTGTCTCATTTGTAAAAACATAACGACCGATGCCGTCATTATTCCCTGCTGTGGAAACAGTTATTGCGATGAAT GTATCAGGACAGCGTTACTGGAATCTGAGGAACATAAATGCCCAACGTGTCACCGGACGGATGTTTCTCCGGATGCTTTATTTGCCAACAAGTTCCTACGCCAG GCTGTGAACAACTTCAGAAATGGAACTGTCTACACAGAAAGGGTCCgtaagcagctctggcagcagccgcCGCCACTGGTGACACCTCCTGCTGCTCCGGTGACAAACGCGGAACTTCCCAGCTCTTCCTCTCTGCCCATCAGCAGTTTGTCAGCAGAGAAG GACTATCAGGTTCCTGCTCCAACACAAGCGGCTTTACCACATCTCCTGGGCCCCCAAGGACAACCAACCCCCCCAACCG ATCCGCCAATGAGAGCCAGGGCAATGTGCTCAGCAGGTGACAAACCAGCCTGGGAGCT ggaggaggtgaagTCGAAACCTGATGAGTTTACAAATGATTTTGTGAAGGAATTGATGGACTATGAAAGGAGTCCAAAGGAGCGTATGCGTTCATTTTCCAG GTCCAAGTCTCCCTGTAGTGCTTTGCCTTACCCTAGAAGTTCGTACACCCGCTGCAAGTCGCGATCAGGCTCTTCCTGCACTCGCTCCAACTCTCGATCACGGAGTCGTTCCCGCTCCGGTTCCCACTCGCCATTGCCATCGTCTccaagaaaaggcaaagggaagagtTGTAACGATCGTTCTAGGTCAACGTGGCGTGGTGATCACCACTCATGGTCAAGGTCTCCAGTATTTAGAGGCCAGTCTGGCACTCAAAGGACAACACCTCAAGGGGAAGGACAAAGGGAGTATTTTAACAGACACACAGCGGTTCCACGATATGGTATGAAAGCTGCCTATGGCCGATCGATTGAATTCCAGGAtccatttgaaaaggaaagatacaGAGAATGGGAAAGGAACTATGGAGAATGGTCTGGAAGGTCTGGcaagggctgtgctgctggtgctcagccTGGACTTCCACCGAACAGAGAGAACTTTTTTCTAGAGAGGTTTGATCCACCTGAGAGCAGACGAGAGATTTTGCCTTACACTTGGGGACATAGGGAGAATTATCCTGGTGGGCACAGCCATGAAAATCATTGTATAGCTGGAGATCACCCTGAAAAACCTTCTGGAAGAGAGCACCATGGCATGGAAAATCCAACAAACTCAAAAGAGAAAGAGACGAAAAACccactgggagatggcagagcagaTAAACAGAGATTccaagggaagagaagaagagagggtGAGAATGAAGGTTTTCCCAACGCTGAGCTGTTTgaagatgcaaaaaaa ccaagagagccaggTAGAGCAGAAGATGTTCAAACGAACATCAGAAGCTTCGATTCTGTATTATTGTAG